From a region of the Fibrobacter sp. UWB16 genome:
- a CDS encoding fibrobacter succinogenes major paralogous domain-containing protein: MRNNLYKLFGNVFPAIAVVSLILAACSSEKVAGGASGDAGVVAIKDLDVAGLAQKGPFVKGSEVTVQGLDCKTMEFTEEKFTGKVKSNKGDFGVDDVNLSASCALFEVSGYYLNEFTGEKSSNKLTLHAISDLSDRKSVNINVLTELEYERVMNLVSKEKMSFADAKMQAEKEVLASLGIMDLFESFEGMSIYEKGDGNSTLLATSVLLQSDLNAEELTDRIDAIASSITKTGEWNDEKTKTKMADWASAAKDDGKFETVRDNLEKWSGSDEIPAFEEVVEEFGTAQKIPEGWSWNVPKEARLNPNIKYDSMVDPRDKKVYKVVKIEVPDSNYSQVWMAENLNYADSVKTPSLKGRNWCYNNDEKNCKVGGRYYSWAAAIDSVALANDSKEPLVCGYGKKCGLDRAVQGICPDGWHLPSIYEWGLLSVALGTGGVAGEPLKALTGWDYAGTPDNNGTDLYGFAALPTGRKISATSWQKVGSDVYYWSATEYSADQGRYLNINNIYTNSYTYQNSKSYGQSVRCVKGDPSTAPVRPSSSSSDTEGWSWDVPKEARLNPKIKYDSMVDPRDKQVYKVVKIDVPDTNYSQVWMAENLNYADSVKTPSLKGRNWCYNNDEKNCNVGGRYYTWAAAIDSVALANDPKEPLDCGYGKTCGLNHSVQGICPDGWHLPTLREWSLLCEAIGDYSTCGKPLKALSGWDYAGTPNNNGTDKYGFASLPTGRRLSATSWEKVGSDVYYWSATEYSADDGRYFNINNIYTQTYTYQNYKYYGQSVRCVKGDPSTAPVRPSN; the protein is encoded by the coding sequence ATGAGAAATAACTTGTATAAATTATTTGGCAATGTCTTTCCGGCCATTGCTGTGGTATCCTTGATTCTTGCGGCGTGTTCTTCTGAAAAGGTCGCGGGCGGTGCTTCGGGTGATGCGGGCGTTGTAGCCATCAAGGATCTGGATGTGGCCGGCTTGGCGCAAAAGGGGCCGTTCGTGAAGGGGTCTGAGGTGACGGTGCAAGGCCTTGACTGCAAGACCATGGAATTCACGGAGGAAAAATTCACGGGAAAAGTCAAGAGCAACAAGGGTGACTTTGGCGTTGACGATGTGAACCTCTCGGCGTCTTGCGCTTTATTCGAGGTCTCCGGCTATTACCTCAATGAATTTACTGGTGAGAAGTCTTCGAATAAGTTGACGCTTCATGCAATCTCGGATTTGAGCGACAGAAAGTCTGTGAACATCAACGTGCTCACGGAATTGGAATACGAGCGTGTGATGAACCTGGTCTCTAAAGAGAAAATGTCCTTTGCCGATGCGAAAATGCAGGCCGAAAAAGAAGTCCTTGCTTCGTTGGGCATAATGGACCTTTTTGAGTCGTTTGAAGGCATGAGCATTTATGAAAAGGGCGATGGAAACTCGACTCTCCTTGCAACGAGTGTGTTGTTGCAATCGGATTTGAATGCCGAAGAATTGACAGATCGTATAGATGCTATTGCTTCGTCTATCACGAAGACTGGTGAATGGAACGACGAAAAAACAAAAACGAAAATGGCGGATTGGGCAAGCGCTGCTAAGGACGATGGTAAATTTGAAACAGTCCGCGACAATCTAGAGAAGTGGAGCGGGTCCGATGAAATTCCTGCGTTTGAAGAGGTTGTTGAAGAGTTTGGGACCGCTCAGAAAATCCCCGAAGGGTGGAGCTGGAATGTGCCCAAGGAAGCCCGCCTGAATCCGAATATCAAGTACGACTCGATGGTTGACCCGCGCGACAAGAAAGTTTACAAGGTCGTGAAAATTGAAGTGCCAGACTCGAATTATTCGCAGGTGTGGATGGCGGAAAACCTGAACTATGCCGATAGCGTCAAGACACCGAGCTTGAAGGGCCGCAACTGGTGCTACAATAATGATGAAAAAAATTGCAAGGTGGGCGGTCGTTATTACAGCTGGGCAGCGGCAATTGACTCTGTTGCCTTGGCGAATGATTCGAAGGAACCGTTGGTTTGCGGCTATGGTAAAAAGTGCGGACTTGATCGCGCTGTGCAGGGAATTTGTCCTGATGGCTGGCATTTGCCGTCAATCTATGAATGGGGGTTGTTGAGCGTGGCGTTAGGAACTGGCGGCGTAGCTGGCGAGCCTCTCAAGGCCTTGACCGGGTGGGACTACGCCGGAACGCCTGACAATAACGGTACGGATCTTTACGGCTTTGCCGCACTCCCGACCGGAAGAAAAATTTCTGCAACTAGTTGGCAAAAGGTGGGCTCGGATGTTTATTACTGGAGTGCCACCGAATACAGTGCCGATCAAGGCCGGTATTTGAATATAAACAACATTTATACCAATTCTTATACGTATCAGAATAGCAAGTCTTATGGACAAAGTGTCCGTTGCGTCAAAGGGGATCCTTCGACAGCTCCGGTAAGACCTTCTTCAAGTTCTAGTGATACCGAAGGATGGAGCTGGGATGTGCCCAAGGAAGCTCGCCTGAATCCGAAAATCAAATATGACTCGATGGTCGACCCGCGTGACAAGCAAGTGTATAAGGTTGTGAAAATTGACGTGCCAGACACGAATTATTCGCAGGTGTGGATGGCAGAAAACTTGAACTATGCCGATAGCGTCAAGACTCCGAGCTTGAAGGGCCGCAACTGGTGCTACAACAATGATGAAAAGAATTGCAATGTGGGTGGCCGCTATTACACCTGGGCGGCAGCAATCGATTCTGTCGCTTTGGCGAACGATCCGAAGGAACCGTTGGATTGCGGTTATGGCAAGACGTGCGGACTCAATCATAGTGTTCAGGGAATTTGCCCGGATGGTTGGCATTTGCCGACACTCCGTGAATGGAGTTTGTTGTGTGAGGCTATAGGGGATTACAGTACGTGTGGAAAGCCTCTCAAGGCTTTGAGCGGGTGGGACTATGCCGGAACGCCTAACAATAACGGTACTGATAAATATGGCTTTGCATCACTTCCGACCGGAAGAAGGCTTTCTGCAACTAGTTGGGAAAAGGTGGGTTCGGATGTTTATTACTGGAGCGCCACCGAATACAGTGCCGATGATGGTCGATATTTCAATATAAACAACATTTATACTCAAACTTATACGTATCAAAATTACAAGTATTATGGACAAAGTGTCCGTTGCGTTAAAGGGGATCCTTCGACTGCACCGGTAAGACCTTCTAACTAA
- a CDS encoding TIGR02147 family protein, translating into MKEIVEYTDYRKFIQDYYDERKRSSAFTWREFARDAGFSSAVYLKYVCEGKKNLSVGSAGSVAAAMGLAGFEQTYFVLMVSYAHAKDDKARRAAFEERCALAHAHKVRVLGNEEFDYFKSWKNPVLREIAPHMPGAKPLEMARKCKPQISAAEVSETLDFLVRAKLLKKDKSGNYEQTDKSLSMGSVDAVPVAARDMQRQMGEFAVKALDLPLSERDMSGLTMGLTRRAYEKIRKEIADFRRRIVAIASEDDETEQVYRLNLQLFPLSERLDDCDERGEHTEKVLNPNKVPGMRRR; encoded by the coding sequence ATGAAGGAGATCGTAGAATACACAGATTACCGCAAGTTCATCCAGGATTACTACGATGAACGCAAGCGCAGCTCGGCTTTTACGTGGCGTGAGTTTGCCCGTGATGCGGGATTTTCGTCGGCTGTGTATTTGAAGTACGTTTGCGAGGGCAAAAAGAATCTGAGTGTAGGGTCGGCGGGGTCCGTTGCTGCGGCGATGGGACTTGCCGGGTTCGAACAGACGTACTTTGTTCTGATGGTTTCGTATGCGCATGCGAAAGATGACAAGGCGAGACGTGCCGCGTTCGAAGAACGCTGTGCGCTCGCGCATGCCCACAAGGTGCGTGTGCTCGGAAACGAGGAATTCGATTATTTCAAGTCGTGGAAAAATCCGGTGCTGCGCGAAATTGCTCCGCACATGCCTGGTGCAAAGCCTCTTGAAATGGCTCGTAAGTGCAAGCCGCAGATTTCTGCGGCGGAGGTCTCCGAGACGCTTGATTTCTTGGTGCGCGCGAAGCTCTTGAAGAAGGACAAGAGCGGAAACTACGAACAGACGGACAAGTCGTTATCGATGGGGTCGGTCGATGCAGTGCCTGTGGCGGCCCGCGATATGCAACGTCAGATGGGGGAATTTGCGGTGAAGGCTTTGGACTTGCCGCTTTCGGAACGTGACATGTCGGGGCTTACCATGGGGCTCACGCGCCGTGCATACGAAAAAATCAGGAAGGAAATCGCGGATTTTCGCCGTCGTATTGTGGCGATTGCGAGTGAGGACGATGAGACAGAACAGGTGTACCGCCTGAATTTGCAGTTGTTCCCGCTGAGCGAACGCCTCGACGATTGCGATGAGCGTGGTGAACATACGGAAAAGGTTTTGAATCCAAATAAAGTGCCTGGAATGAGGAGAAGGTGA
- a CDS encoding fibrobacter succinogenes major paralogous domain-containing protein, giving the protein MKKSVLGMIKDAFVQPLAFVASCAFVVACTSSNGDGFAGGTTEDAGIIADLNVAGVTQKGPFAKGSSVTVQGIDCKTMALTNEVFEGKVENDKGEFVVDNVNLSSACAVFEVSGYYMNELTGKKSAKKLTLRALTNLKDRKNVNINVLTELEYERVMNLVAGLKKSFAEAKKQAEKEVLASFNIKGDFDEAEDLNAFEKGDGNAALLAVSVLTLATAGEAEVSERLEEYSTAIADNGSLDEDTKTGMTNWASAAAASGSLDTIRENIESWGYADSVPAFETYVKEFAEGVIPSSSSKAVIPDSVALSSDDHEKSSSSKGDSGTKAGMTSSSSVTSAGSVTSSSSTTIEDPRASYLNPNINYGEMTDPRDGQVYKTVKIGDQVWMAQNLNYDDSVKTPSLKENSWCYNDSSEYCEKYGRLYSWAAAKDVCPTGWHLPSEDELDDLIDSVARSASVGKSLQTKLWDSGTDAYGFSAIPAGRRDDSGWYTGESAAFWSSTAESKGYAFYMFIFASGNARLGVLSEKYGASVRCIQGEVIADSSSSGKDSLNFDWSIPKENYLNPNIHYDSLVDDRDGQVYKTVGIGSQVWMAQNLNYADSVQTPSLKGLIWCYGNDSAKCEAVGHLYSWSAAIDSVALANDPSNPLICGRGKLCEMPTRVQGVCPNGWHLPDTTEWENLFAAVGGRSTASDVLRSSDGWYYNKNGTNAYGFTALPAGYGGDGCSFGGDTSNGFFWTATQTGEDDAYYVQLSVYNEGPRVTSEGKNFGLSVRCVKD; this is encoded by the coding sequence ATGAAAAAGAGTGTGTTAGGAATGATTAAGGATGCATTTGTGCAGCCGCTTGCGTTTGTCGCGTCGTGTGCTTTTGTCGTGGCCTGTACGTCGTCCAATGGCGATGGCTTTGCGGGCGGCACCACGGAAGATGCGGGAATCATCGCGGACTTGAATGTGGCTGGCGTAACGCAGAAAGGCCCGTTTGCAAAGGGTTCCTCTGTGACGGTGCAGGGTATTGATTGCAAGACGATGGCATTGACGAACGAAGTGTTCGAAGGTAAAGTTGAAAACGATAAAGGTGAATTTGTTGTTGATAATGTTAATTTGTCCTCGGCGTGTGCCGTGTTCGAAGTTTCGGGCTATTACATGAACGAACTTACCGGAAAGAAGTCTGCCAAGAAGTTGACTCTCCGTGCGCTGACGAACCTCAAGGACCGCAAGAATGTAAACATCAATGTGCTCACGGAATTGGAATACGAACGAGTGATGAACTTGGTGGCCGGACTGAAGAAGTCTTTTGCCGAGGCAAAGAAACAGGCTGAAAAGGAAGTGTTGGCGTCGTTTAACATCAAGGGCGACTTTGATGAAGCGGAAGACTTGAATGCTTTTGAGAAAGGTGATGGTAATGCGGCCCTCCTGGCGGTGAGCGTGCTGACTCTGGCGACTGCTGGCGAGGCCGAAGTTTCGGAACGCTTGGAAGAATACTCCACCGCGATTGCGGATAACGGTTCGCTTGATGAAGACACGAAGACGGGAATGACGAATTGGGCGTCGGCTGCTGCGGCAAGCGGCTCGCTCGATACAATTCGCGAAAACATCGAAAGCTGGGGCTACGCTGATTCTGTGCCTGCATTTGAAACGTACGTGAAAGAATTTGCCGAGGGTGTCATCCCGAGCAGCAGTTCCAAGGCAGTCATCCCGGACTCCGTTGCTCTGAGCAGCGACGATCATGAAAAGTCTAGCAGCAGTAAAGGTGATTCCGGCACTAAGGCCGGAATGACAAGTAGCAGCTCGGTCACTTCGGCAGGCTCAGTGACCTCGTCATCCTCGACCACGATCGAGGATCCAAGAGCATCCTACTTAAATCCAAATATTAATTATGGTGAAATGACCGATCCCCGTGATGGACAAGTGTACAAGACCGTAAAAATCGGCGACCAAGTTTGGATGGCGCAGAATTTGAACTACGACGATAGCGTAAAAACGCCGAGCTTGAAAGAAAATTCTTGGTGCTACAACGATTCCTCGGAATACTGCGAAAAGTACGGTCGGCTTTACAGTTGGGCTGCTGCAAAGGATGTTTGCCCTACTGGATGGCATTTACCGTCGGAAGATGAATTAGATGATTTGATTGATTCTGTAGCCCGTTCGGCTTCGGTGGGAAAATCTCTTCAGACAAAACTTTGGGATTCCGGTACGGATGCTTATGGCTTTTCTGCAATTCCGGCTGGCCGCAGGGATGATAGTGGCTGGTATACGGGGGAATCGGCTGCGTTTTGGAGCTCTACGGCGGAAAGTAAAGGTTATGCGTTCTATATGTTTATTTTTGCAAGTGGAAATGCTCGTTTGGGTGTTCTTTCTGAAAAATATGGGGCGTCTGTCCGCTGCATCCAGGGAGAAGTGATTGCGGATTCGTCATCCTCTGGCAAAGACAGTCTTAATTTTGATTGGAGCATTCCCAAAGAAAATTATTTGAATCCGAATATCCATTATGATTCTCTTGTTGATGATCGTGACGGACAAGTTTATAAAACTGTTGGAATCGGAAGCCAAGTTTGGATGGCCCAAAACTTGAATTATGCCGATAGCGTACAAACTCCGAGTTTGAAGGGCTTGATTTGGTGCTATGGGAATGACAGTGCCAAATGCGAAGCTGTTGGTCATCTTTATTCATGGTCGGCGGCGATTGATTCTGTTGCTTTGGCGAATGATCCTTCTAATCCGCTGATTTGTGGCAGGGGCAAGTTGTGTGAAATGCCGACTAGAGTGCAGGGCGTTTGTCCGAACGGTTGGCATTTGCCTGATACGACGGAATGGGAAAATTTGTTTGCTGCTGTGGGTGGACGTTCTACAGCGAGCGATGTTCTTAGGTCTAGCGATGGTTGGTATTATAACAAGAATGGAACAAATGCTTATGGATTTACCGCGCTTCCTGCGGGCTATGGAGGTGACGGTTGCTCATTTGGTGGCGATACTAGTAATGGTTTCTTTTGGACTGCGACTCAAACCGGTGAAGACGATGCCTATTATGTGCAATTGAGCGTTTATAATGAGGGGCCTCGCGTGACTTCGGAGGGTAAGAATTTTGGTCTTTCTGTTCGCTGCGTAAAAGATTAG
- a CDS encoding fibrobacter succinogenes major paralogous domain-containing protein — protein sequence MKKFISKSITLLMAIASVGMLSACLDDKVAGGVTEDAGLAIKDLDVAGLAQKGPFVKGSVVTVQGVNCKTMKFTEEEFTGKVKSNKGDFGVDDVNLSATCALFAVSGYYMNEFTGEKSSDKLTLHAITDLKDRKHVNINVLTELEYERVMKLVSKEKMSFDDAKMQAEKEILTALGLVDRFESFEGLSIYEKGDGNAALLATSVMLQSDLDAEKLTDRLDGFASSITESGEWDDEKTRKKMTDWADSAKSDGKYETIRDNLEKWSDSDEIPDFEKVVDEISKDAKETTQKIPEEWSWDVPQSARLNPNIKYDTMIDPRDKQVYKVVKIEVKKHDYSQVWMAENLNYADSVKTPSLKGRNWCYNGEEKNCKVAGRYYSWSAAIDSVALANDPKDPLDCGYGKTCGINRGVQGICPDGWHLPTLHEWGLLSVALGNAGVAGDSLKALTGWDYAGTADNNGVDAYGFAALPTGRMVSTSSWSNVGSNVYYWSSEEDGTYEARYSNINNIYTKFYLFQGSKKYGQSVRCIKGDPSTAAIKSSSSSSVGETKSSSSSAKSSSSVVVSSSSQVKMSSSSVVPSGWSWDVPKELRFNPNIKYDSMVDPRDKRVYKVVKIEVKERDYSKVWMAENLNYADSVKTPSLKGNSWCYHDTTKYCEVSGRYYTWAASIDSVALANDPKDPLNCGYGKTCGLNRQIQGICPDGWHLPVRDEWGWLSVYLGNAGVAGDTLKALTGWDYAGTEDNNGVDAYGFTALPTGRRISETNWSNIGSNVYYWTSEEEDAYEAQYSNINNIYTKFYLYQGSKTYGQSVRCVKD from the coding sequence GTGAAGAAATTCATAAGTAAATCAATTACTTTGTTGATGGCAATTGCTTCGGTGGGGATGCTCTCGGCTTGCCTGGATGATAAAGTTGCAGGCGGCGTCACGGAAGATGCAGGGCTTGCCATCAAGGACTTGGATGTGGCGGGCTTGGCGCAAAAGGGCCCGTTTGTCAAGGGCTCTGTGGTGACTGTGCAGGGTGTCAATTGCAAGACGATGAAGTTCACGGAAGAGGAATTTACAGGCAAGGTCAAGAGCAACAAGGGCGACTTTGGCGTTGACGATGTGAATCTCTCTGCGACTTGCGCGTTGTTTGCGGTATCCGGCTATTACATGAATGAATTTACCGGTGAAAAGTCTTCGGATAAGTTGACGCTCCATGCGATTACGGATTTGAAAGACCGCAAGCATGTGAACATCAATGTGCTTACGGAATTGGAATACGAGCGCGTGATGAAGCTTGTCTCCAAAGAGAAAATGTCCTTTGACGATGCTAAGATGCAGGCAGAAAAGGAAATCCTCACGGCGTTAGGTTTGGTGGATCGCTTTGAGTCGTTCGAAGGCTTGAGCATTTATGAAAAGGGCGACGGGAATGCTGCCCTCCTTGCGACGAGTGTAATGCTGCAATCGGATTTGGATGCTGAAAAGCTCACGGACCGTTTGGATGGCTTTGCTTCGTCCATCACGGAAAGTGGCGAATGGGACGATGAAAAGACGAGAAAGAAAATGACGGATTGGGCGGATTCTGCAAAGTCCGATGGCAAATACGAAACGATTCGCGACAATCTTGAAAAATGGAGCGACTCCGATGAAATCCCCGACTTTGAAAAGGTCGTCGATGAAATAAGTAAGGATGCCAAGGAAACTACTCAGAAAATCCCTGAAGAGTGGAGCTGGGATGTACCGCAGTCAGCTCGCCTAAATCCGAATATCAAATACGACACGATGATCGACCCGCGCGATAAACAAGTCTATAAGGTCGTGAAAATTGAAGTGAAGAAGCATGATTATTCGCAGGTGTGGATGGCAGAAAACCTGAACTATGCCGATAGCGTCAAGACCCCGAGCTTGAAGGGCCGCAACTGGTGCTATAATGGTGAAGAGAAAAATTGCAAGGTGGCTGGCCGTTATTACAGCTGGTCTGCCGCAATTGACTCTGTTGCTTTGGCAAATGATCCAAAGGATCCGCTGGATTGCGGTTATGGCAAGACATGTGGAATTAATCGCGGAGTGCAGGGAATTTGCCCTGACGGCTGGCATTTGCCGACGCTCCATGAATGGGGATTGTTGAGCGTAGCTCTGGGGAACGCTGGCGTGGCCGGAGATAGCCTCAAGGCGCTGACTGGCTGGGATTACGCCGGAACGGCTGACAATAACGGCGTAGATGCCTATGGATTTGCGGCGCTTCCGACCGGAAGGATGGTTTCTACATCTAGCTGGAGCAATGTTGGTTCTAATGTTTATTATTGGAGTTCCGAAGAGGATGGTACGTATGAAGCGCGATATTCGAATATAAACAACATTTATACTAAATTCTATTTGTTCCAAGGTTCAAAAAAATATGGACAGAGCGTACGTTGCATCAAGGGAGATCCTTCGACTGCAGCGATTAAATCTTCTTCAAGTTCTAGTGTTGGCGAAACGAAGTCTAGCAGCAGTTCTGCAAAATCGAGTAGCAGTGTGGTTGTGTCCAGCAGTAGTCAAGTAAAAATGAGTAGCAGTTCTGTAGTTCCTTCCGGCTGGAGCTGGGACGTGCCTAAGGAATTGCGCTTTAATCCGAATATCAAATACGACTCAATGGTTGACCCGCGTGACAAGCGTGTGTATAAAGTTGTAAAAATCGAAGTGAAAGAAAGGGATTATTCAAAGGTGTGGATGGCGGAGAACTTGAACTACGCCGATAGCGTGAAGACGCCGAGTTTGAAGGGCAATAGCTGGTGCTACCACGATACCACGAAATATTGCGAGGTGAGCGGTCGCTATTACACTTGGGCTGCGTCGATTGATTCAGTTGCGCTGGCAAATGATCCTAAGGATCCGTTGAATTGCGGTTATGGCAAGACTTGTGGACTTAATCGCCAGATACAGGGAATTTGTCCTGACGGTTGGCACTTGCCGGTTCGTGATGAATGGGGCTGGTTGAGCGTGTACTTAGGGAATGCGGGCGTGGCCGGCGATACCCTCAAGGCTTTGACCGGATGGGATTATGCCGGAACAGAAGACAATAACGGTGTGGATGCCTATGGATTTACGGCACTCCCGACTGGACGAAGAATCTCTGAAACTAACTGGAGCAACATTGGTTCTAATGTCTATTATTGGACCTCCGAAGAAGAGGATGCGTATGAGGCTCAGTATTCGAATATAAACAACATTTATACCAAATTCTATTTGTACCAAGGCTCAAAAACTTATGGACAAAGTGTCCGCTGCGTGAAGGATTGA
- a CDS encoding TIGR02147 family protein, producing the protein MKAIVEYTDYRKFIQDYYDEHKRDSAFTWREFAQNAGFASAIFLKYVAEGKKNLSISAASSVANAMGLAGFEKTYFVLMVTYAHAKGDEAKMVAFEKRCALARAHKIRVLGGEEFDYYKSWKNPLLRELAPNMPGARPAEMARVCKPKISTAEAVETLEFLEDANLLKKDRNGNYVQTDKSISMGSVDAVPIAAKDLQRQMGELAVKALDLPLAERSMSGVVVGLTQDSYERIKKELLECRRRIIAIATESGETQRVYRLNLQLFPISEDLEVANKALKNKEERNEKKRA; encoded by the coding sequence ATGAAGGCGATTGTTGAATATACAGATTATCGCAAGTTCATCCAGGATTACTACGATGAACACAAGCGCGACTCCGCTTTTACTTGGCGTGAGTTTGCCCAGAATGCCGGTTTCGCATCGGCAATTTTTTTGAAGTATGTTGCTGAAGGAAAAAAGAATCTGAGCATCAGTGCCGCAAGTTCTGTTGCGAACGCCATGGGCCTTGCCGGGTTTGAAAAGACGTATTTTGTTTTGATGGTGACGTACGCCCATGCCAAAGGGGACGAGGCCAAAATGGTGGCGTTCGAAAAACGCTGTGCGTTGGCTAGAGCGCATAAGATCCGTGTTCTCGGTGGCGAAGAATTTGATTACTACAAGTCCTGGAAAAATCCGTTGCTCCGTGAACTTGCCCCGAATATGCCTGGTGCAAGGCCTGCCGAAATGGCCCGTGTGTGCAAACCGAAAATTTCAACAGCGGAAGCTGTTGAAACGCTTGAGTTTTTGGAAGATGCGAATCTTCTGAAAAAAGACCGTAATGGAAATTACGTACAGACGGATAAGTCCATATCGATGGGCTCCGTGGATGCGGTGCCGATTGCCGCGAAAGATTTACAGCGCCAGATGGGTGAGCTTGCCGTAAAGGCTTTGGACTTGCCGCTTGCGGAACGCTCCATGTCGGGAGTTGTTGTGGGGCTGACGCAGGATTCTTATGAACGGATTAAGAAGGAACTTTTGGAATGCCGCCGCCGCATTATTGCGATTGCTACGGAAAGTGGCGAAACGCAGCGCGTGTACCGTTTGAATTTGCAGCTGTTCCCGATAAGCGAAGATCTGGAAGTTGCAAACAAGGCTTTAAAAAATAAGGAAGAGAGAAATGAAAAGAAACGAGCTTAG